One Ancylothrix sp. D3o genomic window, TACCGATAAACTTCATCTGAGGAAGTTGATTTAATCCCGATAATTCCACCAACAGGAGAATCGAGCTTGACCTCATTAACTGTCCCTTCTTCAATTGCCAGGACCGGCCACCCCGGACTAGCGCTATAGTCAACACCGGCGTGTTTTCTGGTGCAGCTTCCGAGGGGCCGGCAATCACCGGGGATACTACCGGCCACCGCATCTTTTCCTGATATTCCAGCTAGAGGAAAAACAGGTGGGCCATGTAATAAAATTGATGATTGCTGTTTTGAAGAAGGAACTGATGGCAGGGGAGTTGGATTTACTATTGAGCGTAATATTTGAGTCGGTGGTAAATTTTCTATTTTTTCCCAAGTTGGCGCCGGCAATAATTGCAATCCCACCAAACAGACAATCAGAATAGCTGCGTTTTTCTCAGCAGAGTTAATTTCAAGAGAACTTGGCGATGCCGGTGGATATTGGGGAGAGACTACTGGTTGCGGTGGTGTCGGTGAATATGGATGTGCCGGTGGATACTCGTTATGGGCTACTGGTGGCGTTGATGTTGGGGGATAGTACGGCGGTGGTGGATATGAATATGGCGGTGGCGCGGATGTTGGGGGATAGTAGGGCGGCGGTGGATATGAATATGGCGGTGGATATGAATGTTGCGGTGCCGGTGGATATTGCGGTGTCGGT contains:
- a CDS encoding M23 family metallopeptidase, which encodes MPAPTWEKIENLPPTQILRSIVNPTPLPSVPSSKQQSSILLHGPPVFPLAGISGKDAVAGSIPGDCRPLGSCTRKHAGVDYSASPGWPVLAIEEGTVNEVKLDSPVGGIIGIKSTSSDEVYRYVHLDRDSVRPFKVGDFVSKGSVVGLIGPTFPGSSGPHGHFERYLAGQLDWKVHEHLKTAIALPKP